The following proteins are co-located in the Streptomyces sp. DT2A-34 genome:
- a CDS encoding carbamoyltransferase C-terminal domain-containing protein, with protein MPAVLGLNFHHDTSACLVVDGRIYAAEEERWSGIKHNRTTRKGILTVPTDALDWCLRSAGITVDEIDHVWTPSMRPAPRHGSWASTEQAELAALLPDALGQRLKLISHHTAHVLAGYLLSGEEHAAGLVIDAGGSVLGTDIASGRERITGYDLRPESIDRVHQITPAIAPGPSGPVRTHPSLGHFYRNLALRVIPPGNEVEGSMMALAAFGDPDRYYKELRDLVHLGENGHVHIAAPWGSYDADTPLGIEDAVWTARSADSKPLDARADLAAAAQRVFAESVIHVARHLRRLTAARTLVFSGGCALNSHLNGTLAEESGFEKLFVAPAPHDAGTAVGAALYAWNYVLGQPLLPTPEDADWGPLPGPLPDRALAGGYRSVSGLGERLIPTVAALLADHHVVGWVRGGMEFGPRALGHRSILAHPGKAATKARLNALKQRADFRPLAPLALAEEAAAWFLGDGDPFMNRVVHARHCKSDRMPAVVHHDGTARLQTVSRGHSGVRPLLEEFHRLTGVPVLLNTSLNFKGTPILRTAEQSVTAAVELGLDALAVEDTLVLAPHVRLDTALTALDGTDRT; from the coding sequence ATGCCCGCAGTGCTTGGCCTGAACTTCCACCACGACACCTCCGCCTGCCTCGTCGTCGACGGCCGCATCTACGCGGCCGAGGAGGAGCGATGGAGCGGCATCAAACACAACCGCACCACACGCAAGGGCATCCTCACCGTCCCCACCGATGCCCTCGACTGGTGCCTGCGGTCCGCCGGCATCACCGTCGACGAAATCGACCACGTGTGGACCCCCTCCATGCGACCCGCCCCCCGGCACGGATCGTGGGCGTCCACGGAACAGGCCGAACTCGCCGCCCTGCTCCCCGACGCGCTCGGGCAGCGGCTGAAGCTCATCTCCCACCACACCGCGCACGTCCTGGCCGGCTATCTGCTCTCCGGCGAGGAACACGCCGCCGGACTGGTCATCGACGCGGGCGGGTCCGTCCTCGGCACGGACATCGCGTCGGGACGCGAACGGATCACCGGCTACGACCTGAGGCCGGAAAGCATCGACCGCGTCCACCAGATCACACCGGCCATCGCCCCCGGCCCATCCGGACCCGTGCGCACCCACCCGTCCCTCGGCCACTTCTACCGCAACCTCGCGCTGCGAGTGATTCCGCCGGGCAACGAAGTGGAGGGCAGCATGATGGCCCTCGCCGCGTTCGGTGACCCGGACCGCTACTACAAGGAACTCCGCGACCTCGTCCATCTCGGCGAGAACGGACACGTGCACATCGCGGCGCCATGGGGCTCGTACGACGCCGACACCCCGCTCGGGATCGAAGACGCCGTCTGGACCGCGCGGTCCGCCGACTCGAAGCCGCTTGACGCCCGCGCCGACCTGGCCGCGGCGGCACAGCGGGTCTTCGCCGAGTCCGTCATCCACGTGGCCCGTCACCTGCGCCGTCTCACGGCCGCCCGCACACTGGTCTTCTCCGGCGGCTGCGCCCTGAACTCCCATCTCAACGGCACACTCGCCGAAGAGTCCGGCTTCGAGAAACTCTTCGTCGCCCCGGCGCCGCACGACGCCGGCACCGCCGTCGGCGCCGCCCTCTACGCCTGGAACTACGTCCTCGGGCAACCCCTCCTTCCGACACCCGAGGACGCCGACTGGGGCCCGCTACCCGGCCCCCTGCCCGACAGGGCCCTCGCGGGCGGCTACCGCAGCGTCTCCGGCCTCGGTGAGCGGCTGATCCCCACCGTCGCCGCGCTCCTCGCGGACCACCACGTCGTCGGCTGGGTACGGGGCGGCATGGAGTTCGGACCGAGGGCCCTCGGTCACCGCTCGATCCTCGCCCACCCCGGCAAGGCGGCCACCAAGGCCCGCCTGAACGCCCTCAAACAGCGGGCCGACTTCCGCCCGTTGGCGCCCCTGGCACTCGCCGAGGAAGCCGCCGCGTGGTTCCTCGGCGACGGCGACCCGTTCATGAATCGCGTCGTACACGCCCGGCACTGCAAGTCCGACCGGATGCCCGCGGTTGTCCACCACGACGGAACCGCCCGTCTACAGACCGTGAGTCGAGGGCACTCCGGCGTCCGCCCGCTCCTGGAGGAGTTCCACCGGCTCACCGGTGTGCCCGTCCTCCTGAACACCTCCCTGAACTTCAAAGGAACGCCCATCCTCCGCACCGCCGAACAGTCCGTCACCGCCGCGGTCGAGCTCGGTCTCGACGCCCTGGCCGTCGAGGACACGTTGGTCCTCGCCCCCCACGTGCGGCTCGACACGGCCCTGACGGCCCTCGACGGAACGGACCGCACATGA
- a CDS encoding HD domain-containing protein: MTSTSATTNELGFKDWPEPERARGRLAATLATTIYAGHVRDQGTPYINHPVRVVTVLKDELGVTDPELLILGLLHDALEVAPSAERLIASHLGPVLTRRLRSMTPDHRLEQRPKQPWDSDIWHNKIRCLGPEELLIRLADRIDNLRDLRHSPAPDRRTRFLDSLTSTYLPLAEESRDVSAPLRAAYEVLHTEYRQQAEAGG, encoded by the coding sequence ATGACCAGCACCTCCGCCACGACGAACGAACTCGGCTTCAAGGACTGGCCGGAGCCGGAACGAGCGCGAGGCCGACTCGCCGCGACCCTCGCCACGACGATCTACGCCGGTCACGTCCGTGACCAAGGCACGCCCTACATCAACCACCCAGTGCGCGTCGTGACCGTCCTGAAGGACGAACTCGGCGTCACCGATCCCGAACTACTCATCCTCGGCCTGCTGCACGACGCGCTGGAGGTGGCGCCGTCGGCCGAACGCCTCATAGCGTCCCACCTGGGCCCAGTCCTCACGCGGCGGCTGCGCTCCATGACCCCCGACCACCGGCTGGAGCAGCGCCCCAAGCAGCCGTGGGACTCGGACATCTGGCACAACAAGATCAGGTGCCTCGGCCCGGAGGAACTGCTCATCCGTCTCGCCGACCGCATCGACAACCTGCGCGACCTGCGCCACTCGCCGGCCCCAGACCGCCGCACCCGCTTCCTCGACAGCCTGACCAGCACCTACCTGCCGCTCGCCGAAGAGTCCCGCGACGTGAGCGCACCACTACGAGCCGCGTACGAGGTACTCCACACCGAGTACCGGCAGCAGGCGGAGGCGGGCGGGTGA
- a CDS encoding glycosyltransferase yields the protein MTPVLHSMSPQGRTGGRVYLRMIHEVTADSIEWRTVPDYKRAYTVRRGRKVRHLARLVPRIRELRDEPGSFLWDDLSILFFTPEMRARTVFVFHHYEPLQFDSWPLEPPLWRRLFTVLPQCQAVVCVAPYWAAFLRERGVDNVQVIYNAFDLAEIDRVRGMDPAECKARLGLPQDEITVYAGKAVHWKGVETVATAVKGEPGLRLVTTGSNTIGSPGHHFDLPRSRYLELLRACDVGVFTPRMREGWSRCAAEALLLGMPCLIQPVAGLGDLARMTEQPPPDPRRLAQQIRERAGAAPAESKTVYETLARFDTTYFRDAWSRLLLQATGP from the coding sequence GTGACCCCGGTCCTCCACTCCATGTCGCCGCAGGGCCGCACCGGAGGTCGCGTCTACCTCCGCATGATCCACGAGGTCACAGCCGACTCGATCGAATGGCGCACGGTACCGGACTACAAACGGGCCTACACCGTCCGCCGAGGACGGAAGGTGCGCCACCTCGCCCGCCTCGTGCCCCGCATCCGCGAACTCAGAGACGAGCCGGGCTCGTTCCTCTGGGACGACCTCAGCATCCTGTTCTTCACCCCGGAGATGCGGGCCCGGACGGTCTTCGTCTTCCACCACTACGAGCCGCTGCAATTCGACTCCTGGCCCCTCGAACCGCCGCTGTGGCGCAGGCTCTTCACGGTTCTGCCCCAGTGCCAGGCGGTCGTGTGCGTCGCCCCGTACTGGGCGGCGTTCCTGCGAGAGCGCGGGGTGGACAACGTCCAGGTGATCTACAACGCCTTCGACCTCGCAGAGATCGACAGAGTCCGCGGCATGGACCCGGCCGAATGCAAGGCCCGCCTCGGTCTCCCCCAGGACGAGATCACCGTGTACGCGGGCAAAGCAGTGCACTGGAAAGGCGTCGAGACGGTCGCCACGGCCGTCAAGGGTGAACCCGGGCTTCGTCTCGTGACCACTGGAAGCAACACCATCGGCTCCCCGGGGCACCACTTCGACCTGCCCCGTTCCCGGTACCTCGAACTACTGCGGGCCTGCGACGTCGGAGTCTTCACTCCACGCATGCGGGAAGGATGGAGCCGCTGCGCCGCGGAGGCGCTGCTCCTGGGCATGCCCTGCCTCATCCAGCCGGTCGCCGGACTGGGTGACCTCGCGCGTATGACCGAGCAACCACCCCCGGATCCGCGTCGGCTGGCCCAGCAGATACGGGAGCGGGCAGGCGCCGCGCCCGCTGAGTCGAAGACCGTGTATGAGACGCTGGCCCGCTTCGACACGACGTACTTCCGCGACGCCTGGTCCCGCCTCCTCCTGCAGGCGACGGGACCTTGA